One genomic segment of Streptomyces sp. RerS4 includes these proteins:
- a CDS encoding class II fructose-bisphosphate aldolase yields MSLASAGTLVAEAASAGRAVAAFNIITLEHAEAVVAGAERVGLPVILQLSENAVKFRGGAVLPIARAAAACAEAAGVPVGLHLDHVKSPDLLRQAVDAGFGSVMYDAAHLPYAENLEATRSAADWAHVNGLWIEAELGEVGGKNGAAPLDPHAPGARTDPDEARRFVADSGVDALAVAVGSSHAMTSRTAALDHVLLAKLAKSVDVPLVLHGSSGLPDAELAAAVAGGIRKVNIGTALNVAMTDAIRTHLTPADPRPYLTAAREAMAATAASMITALN; encoded by the coding sequence ATGAGCCTCGCCTCCGCCGGAACCCTGGTCGCCGAAGCCGCCTCCGCCGGCCGCGCCGTCGCCGCGTTCAACATCATCACCCTGGAGCACGCCGAGGCCGTGGTCGCGGGCGCCGAGCGGGTCGGCCTGCCGGTGATCCTGCAACTCAGCGAGAACGCCGTGAAGTTCCGGGGCGGCGCCGTGCTGCCCATCGCACGGGCGGCCGCCGCGTGCGCGGAGGCGGCGGGGGTGCCCGTAGGACTGCACCTGGACCACGTCAAGAGCCCGGACCTGTTGCGGCAGGCCGTCGACGCCGGATTCGGGTCCGTGATGTACGACGCCGCGCACCTGCCCTACGCGGAGAACCTGGAGGCGACCCGTTCCGCGGCCGACTGGGCCCACGTCAACGGGCTGTGGATCGAGGCCGAGCTCGGCGAGGTCGGGGGCAAGAACGGCGCCGCGCCGCTGGACCCGCACGCGCCGGGCGCGCGGACCGACCCCGACGAGGCGCGGCGGTTCGTCGCCGACTCCGGGGTGGACGCCCTGGCCGTGGCCGTCGGCAGCAGCCACGCGATGACCAGCCGGACGGCGGCGCTGGACCACGTGCTCCTGGCGAAGCTGGCCAAGTCGGTGGACGTACCCCTCGTCCTGCACGGCTCCTCGGGTCTGCCGGACGCGGAGCTGGCGGCCGCCGTGGCCGGCGGCATCCGCAAGGTCAACATCGGTACGGCGCTCAACGTGGCCATGACCGACGCCATCCGCACCCACCTGACCCCGGCCGACCCCCGCCCGTACCTGACCGCCGCCCGCGAGGCGATGGCGGCGACGGCCGCGTCCATGATCACCGCCTTGAACTGA